From Dechloromonas sp. A34:
CCGGATTCAGGTAACCGAGAACCAGGTCGGCATCGGTGACGGTAGGCTCCTGGCCGCCCTTGTCGTAGCAGGCCGGGCCCGGCATCGAACCGGCCGATTGCGGGCCGACTTCGACGGTCTTGCCCATCAGTTCGTTGATCCAGGCAATCGAGCCGCCGCCTGCCCCGATCGACTTGACCTCGATGGCCGGAATATTGGTGCGCCAGCGGTCGATCACCGGGATGAAGTCGTGGGCGCGCAGTTCGCCATTGACGATGACGCCGATGTCGAAGGAGGTGCCGCCCATGTCGGTGAAGACGACGTTGGGGTAGCCGGAAAGCGCGCCGACCGCGGCCGAGCCGTACATGCCGGCGACCGGGCCGGCATTGTGGGTGAGGACCGCCTTGGTGCGCGAAACCTTCTTGGTGCCGCCGGTGTTGTGCACCAGGATCAGCGGCCGCTCGTAGCCGCCATCGCGCAGCTCGTTGCCGAGGCGATTCAGGTTGTCGGCCATCAGGCCGTGAATGTAGGCATTGACCACTGTCGTCATGGTCCGCGTGTATTCGCCGGCCTTCGGCGAAATCTCGCTGGACAGGGTCACCGGCATGGCGCCCAGGTAATCCTCGGGGTATTCCTCCTCGATGATCTGCTTGATCATGCGTTCGTGCTCGGGATTGACGAAGGACCACATCAGGCTGACGACGAAGCCCATCGCCCCATTGTCCACCAGCGCCTGCAGCTTGGCGAGGACATCCTCGCGGGAGAGCGGGCAGATGACCTTGCCATTGCAGTCGATGCGTTCGCTGATCCCGGCCACCATGTCGGGGTCGATCAGCGGCGCCGGCTTGGCGATCCGGGCCATGTCCTTGACCTCGTGGAGTGGCAGGCCGTCGGCCCAGCTCCGGGAGCGCCCGATGAAGATGGTGTCCTCGAAGCCGGCCGTGGTGATCAGGGCCAGCTTGGGGCCGTTGCGTTCGATCAGGGCATTGGTGCCCACCGTGGTCGAATAGCGCAGGGCATGGATCCGGGACAGGTACTCCCGGCTGGCCAGCGCCGAGCGCTTGGCCAGTTCGCGCATGCCGCGCATGAAGCCCACCGAGAGGTCGTAATGCGTGGTCGGTGTCTTGTAGACAATGATCTGTCCGTCGTCGCCGACCGAACAGAAATCGGTGAAGGTGCCGCCGATATCGATCCCTACGTTGAATCCCATGTTTGTCTCCGTTATGTTTTTTTGCTGCTTGTTCGTGGGTCAGGCGGCCAACGTTTGTCCGGTTTTCCGGGCCCGCTCGAGATCCGTTTCCTGGCCCGGGGAAGACCAGTAGGCCGCCGGATTCGAGCCGGGCAGTTCGCTCCCGCCGCCCTCGCCTTCCAGGGGCAGCCCCAGGCTTTGCCAGCCCGATCCATCGGCCGCCGCCAGCAGCTCGGCCACGGCCGGGTTGCCCGTGGCCGACGGTCCGAGCAGCAGATGATCGAGGCGCAAGGCACGCAGCCCGTTGATCGCCGCCGCCCCGTCGTCGTAGCCCGCGACCCGCAGGCCGAGAGGAATGCCGAAATACTCGGTGACGTTCTTCAGGGTGCTGCAGAGGCGGCGGTAGTCGGGACCGGCCAGCAGCGCCTCGCCCACATCCGCTTCATCGATGACCACCAGGTCCGGCCGGCAGGCGCCGACCATTTCCAGCAGCTTCACCAGGCCGGGCTTGATCCAGTCCAGGGAGGCGCGCTCCAGGGGCAAGCCCAGGCTGCGCACAAGGCGCGCCGGACCGGGCAAGGCCACGGCCAGCTCGCGTTCCGGACGGGCCGTTTCGGCCAGGCGGCGGGTGCATTCGAGCAGCGCGGCGAGGCTGTCGTGCTGCCAGGGCTCGTCGGGAAAGGCGGCGAAGGCCGCCAGGCAATGCTCGTTGTGAAAACCGACGGCGATGATCCGGGCGTCGACCAGTTTGGCGATGCGCGGCATGACATTGGCCCAGCGTGTCGCATCCGCCAGCAGCGTGGACACCGTGCAGCCTTCGACCTGGGCTGCGAGCTCGTCGAGCAGCGGCAGCCAGATGGGACGCTCAGGGGGCTCGCCCTTGGCGATGGCGTTAAAGTAACTCACCGCCATGCCCTAGCAGACACCGTGGCGGGCCTTGAGGGCAGCCACGTCGAGTTCGATGTCATGGGTGACCGGGTGTCCGGGCGGCAGGTACTCGTTCTCCAGCGTCGTGCCGCAACCCGGGCAATAGAACTCGAGCAGCCGGCAGAAATCGGGGTCCGGCGTAAACGAGAAGCTCGAGTCGGTCAGCGGCGGATGGGCGCTCGCCATGGGAACTTCGGCGACCAGGCAGCCGTGCTTGTAGTTGCTCGCGGCATCGGTCAATTCATGGCCGCAGGCATGGCAGTGCCATTTTTCCTGCGCCAGATCGATGTCCAGATATTCGGTGATCCTGACCTTCATTTATTGCATCCTTTCGATCAGCGCGTTGTCGTAGCGATCCACTTTCAGGGACCAGCCCTCCGGGATCACCATGGTGGTTTGGCGGGATTCGACAATCACCGGCCCCGCCACCTGGTGACCATTGCCGAGCAGTTCGCGGTCATAGACATCAACTCCGACGGCCGGGCCGCGGCGGTGCAGGCTGACCTGGCGCTGGCCGCGCCAGGCGGCATCGAGCGGTGCGCTGGTCGCCGGCACCTCGCGCGGCAGGTAATGGGCGACCGGCGCCTTGCCGAACAGTCCCAGGGTGCAGAGCGTGAGCGCGGGATTGCCATCGAGACCGAGCAAGGCGGCGGCTTTTTCCTGCACCGCGCGCCGGCCGGCCGGACTATGGTGAAAATCGATGGGCGCTGCGATCTTGGCCTCCTCGCCGGCGTCGGAACGGACGATCAATTCCAGTTCCCAGCCCACGCTGTCGGCGGCAAAGCCCTCGCCGCGCATGTCGGCCTCGGCACGCCGGCGCAGTTCGCCGACCGCCTGGTCGACCGGCGACAAGTCAGCGCCTTCGTGCAGGGGCAGATCCAGGCGCCGGTAATAGAGATGGCCGACATCCATCAGCGACGATGAATAGGCCGAAAACACGGCGGAGAACGGCGTCACGACCAGGGTCGAAATGCCCGAGGCCTGGGCGATGGCACAGCTGTGCAGCGGCCCGGCGCCGCCATAGACCACCAGCAGCGGATCGGGGTGCGGCCCCATGTCCTTGCGCAGCGCGCCGAGTTCGCGGCCGACATCGGCCTCCACCGTCTCCTTGATCAGCCAGGCAGCTTCGCTGACGGAAATTCCCAGCGGCGTGGCGACATCCTGCTCGATGGCGGCCATCGCCTTTTCGCGGTCCAGCTTTTTGCTGCCGCCCAGGAAGTATTCCGGGTCCAGCCAGCCGAGCACCAGATTGGCATCGGTCACCGTCGCCCGCTTGCCGCCCAGGCCGAAACAGGCCGGTCCGGGCAAGGCGCCGGCCGATTGCGGACCAACCCGCAAGACACCGTCCACCACCTCGGCAATCGAGCCGCCGCCGGCGCCCAGGGCGCGGATGGCCAGCATCGGCAGGTTGCAGCCGAAGCCTTCGACGTCCGGACGCAGCGCATAGCTCGGTTCGCCGTCCACCACGAAGCCGATATCGAAGGAGGTGCCCCCCATGTCGCCCGACATGACGCAGCGCGCCCCGTAAAGCGCCCCGATTTCCTTGGCCCCGAGCAGGCCGGCGGCCGGCCGGAGTTGTAGGTATTGATCGCCCGGGTCTTGGCCACCCGCGCCACGGCCCCGTTGTTGTGGCCGATGAACAGGTGGCCGCGATACTGCTGCCGGCGCAGGTCTTCGCCGGCCTTGTAGAGCAGGCGGGTCAGCTTGCCGTGGATGTAGGCATTCAGAGATGCCGTATTGATCCGTTCCTGATAGCCCGGGCGCTGCACGATATCGCTGCTCAGGAAGACCGGCACCGAACCCAGGTAGTCCCGCGGATATTCACGTTTGATGCTCTCGCGGACGAAGCGCTCGTTCTCGGCATTGAGATCGGCGTGATCGAGGGCGATGACCAGGCAGCGGGCACCGCGGTCGATCAGCGACTGTGCGGCGGCCAACACTTGATCCCGTTCCGGCACCCGGCGGACCAGGCCGGCGGCGCTGGTTTCTTCGTGGATCGCCGCCACCATGCTGCTCTCCACCAGCGGCCGCTTGCCGCCGCTGGCCTCGGTCGGACACAGCCCTCGCAACCGGCGGTAATAATCAGGCCGATCTTGGGACCATCGCGCTGGATGATGGAGTTGGTGCCGATCGTGTTGGAAAACCGGATGATATCGGTGTCATACAAAAAATCGCCCAGCGGCACCGCGAAGGCCTTGGCGGACTCCTTGATGCACTCCATGAAGCAAACCGTC
This genomic window contains:
- a CDS encoding hydantoinase/oxoprolinase family protein → MGFNVGIDIGGTFTDFCSVGDDGQIIVYKTPTTHYDLSVGFMRGMRELAKRSALASREYLSRIHALRYSTTVGTNALIERNGPKLALITTAGFEDTIFIGRSRSWADGLPLHEVKDMARIAKPAPLIDPDMVAGISERIDCNGKVICPLSREDVLAKLQALVDNGAMGFVVSLMWSFVNPEHERMIKQIIEEEYPEDYLGAMPVTLSSEISPKAGEYTRTMTTVVNAYIHGLMADNLNRLGNELRDGGYERPLILVHNTGGTKKVSRTKAVLTHNAGPVAGMYGSAAVGALSGYPNVVFTDMGGTSFDIGVIVNGELRAHDFIPVIDRWRTNIPAIEVKSIGAGGGSIAWINELMGKTVEVGPQSAGSMPGPACYDKGGQEPTVTDADLVLGYLNPDNYLAGEMYLDVELSREVIAEKIAKPLGISVIEAAYRIRRLVDARMGQEVFNEVALKGHDPRKFAIFACGGAGATHACGFAPYIGARTVVVPAVASVFGAFGASTMEIRQVWDVSRSLKLFHWDKQSYLQDLESFNRVVQELKGMAIRDLKLEGFSEEQMDFHLELDMRYGSQYNLTKIPVPRLLLHSEEDARELCDAFTQRYSEIYSPEAAFPVGGINVEGFYLTASVNQQKTEFKQRAGQGPSPAAALIGSRPACFDPALGLVETPVYDWRALEPENTIPGPALIDAPETTYVIDRGWTYTMDAWRNGVLQQNR
- a CDS encoding acetone carboxylase subunit gamma is translated as MKVRITEYLDIDLAQEKWHCHACGHELTDAASNYKHGCLVAEVPMASAHPPLTDSSFSFTPDPDFCRLLEFYCPGCGTTLENEYLPPGHPVTHDIELDVAALKARHGVC
- a CDS encoding hydantoinase/oxoprolinase family protein; its protein translation is MSGDMGGTSFDIGFVVDGEPSYALRPDVEGFGCNLPMLAIRALGAGGGSIAEVVDGVLRVGPQSAGALPGPACFGLGGKRATVTDANLVLGWLDPEYFLGGSKKLDREKAMAAIEQDVATPLGISVSEAAWLIKETVEADVGRELGALRKDMGPHPDPLLVVYGGAGPLHSCAIAQASGISTLVVTPFSAVFSAYSSSLMDVGHLYYRRLDLPLHEGADLSPVDQAVGELRRRAEADMRGEGFAADSVGWELELIVRSDAGEEAKIAAPIDFHHSPAGRRAVQEKAAALLGLDGNPALTLCTLGLFGKAPVAHYLPREVPATSAPLDAAWRGQRQVSLHRRGPAVGVDVYDRELLGNGHQVAGPVIVESRQTTMVIPEGWSLKVDRYDNALIERMQ